CGTGAGTATATCGTCACCGCAGGGGATCTTGAAGCAGCGCTTAAAGAGCGCATAGAGGCGCAGAACTTTCGTTAGAGATCAACGTTTTTAGTATCCACCACCAAATCCACCACTAGAACTACCATAGACACGAATTGAGCTACCCAGACCGCGACGAAGCGGGCGGGCCGAGCTGTTCATAGCGCTTCTAAAGGCCATGTTAGCGGCACCTGAGTTAGATCTATTTCCAAGTATGATACTGCGTAGCATTTGGCGTCGCTCACCCTGACTAAAGAGGTTGTCGTATGGAGAGCCCTGTTGTGGGCCGTAATACGGCAGGACAGGACTAGAGGTATTAGCGAACTGCTCTAAGCTTGCCTCGCGCGGGGCTGCTATTCCACAACCGTACATATCGGCGCTCTCACCGAAGCACTCACTATGCGCTGAGAGCGTTGTTGCCGAAAGTACAAGCGTCAATACAGATAAGAGCATAAGGTTTCGCACGGTTTATCTCCAAATAAAGAGTGAATCAGCAGACTCTATACCGCTCTCATTGTAGCACGGGGTAGTTTCTTACTAAAGTACAAGTAATGTACGTTTGAGTCGCTTAAAGGTTTTTTTAGCGTTATTCCTCAATCAGAGCTTCACGCACAGGACGTGGGATAAATCCTAGTAGTGCCGATAGCTTACTTGAGTTTAGGGTCACATCCTCAGGTCGGAGCGGAAGCGAGGGGGCCTCAGCACGCCAGGTTGGTTGTATATATCCGCTATTGTAGCCGAGCGTTTCCGCTATAGCTATGCCGAACTCTACCCGTGACATCCTAGTAGGGCCCCCACAGTGCCATACTCCGGTAAGGCTAAGGCGCGATATCTCAAAGAGAGAGCTAGCCGCATCTGCCACATGAATCGGGGATCGGTACTCATCTATAAATAGAATCAGTTGCTCGCGCGCGAGCAGGGTCTCCTCCATCCAGCCAAGTACGCCTCTGGATTTTGAGAATGAGTGCCCATAGAGCAGCGCCAACCGTACTACGCACCCCTTGTGATAGGAGAGGGTTTCAACCTCGGCGGCTACCTTAGATCTGCTGTAGTGAGAGAGTGGCAGTGGGGTGGCTGTTTCATCAAAACCGCCCGGAGGCGCCCTGGCTCCATCAAAGACCAGATCGGTTGATACTAGGCTTATATGTGCGGCGGTTTGTTTAGCGTAGCGCACGAGGGTTTTAGTGAACTCTACGTTGCCGCGGTATGCTAGGGTCGGATCCTGCTCGCATGCGGATGGTGAGGAAACACCCCCGAGATGCATAATATGGGTTGGGGTACGTGCGCCGAGCCCCTTTTCAAGTGCCGAGTAATCGGTTGGGTCGAGTAGAGTTATCTCGCGCGAGCCGAGCGGTAATACACACTCAACGCGCGATGATCTAACGACTGAGAGCTCTATCTCAGGGAACCTTCGTAGTAGATCAACACAGGCGCTACCCAGGAAGCCGGAGGCGCCTGACAGAAGTATGTGCATAGACTCCTTTATACAGCGGCAAAGGTTAGGGCGACAAGGGAGCTATTAAGGGCCATTTTGTGTCTAAGGCTTGATGCTACAACGATAAGGCGAAGCGCTGGGAACCCCGTTCTTCAGAACAGCAGCATAAAGTGCCGCATATATTGCGGCTAACCCCCTGACGTACTGAGCGCGCGCTTGGCAGAGCAATTGCACTTATCATTAACGAGGGCTCTCGCATGGGCAAGAAATGCCATGTCGCAGGGCTTACAAACCCCTCAGGGGTCGATTTACGGAGCAAATCGGGGGAGATAATACTGACTATTCACACCCCTAAAATGAGCGTTCCCGATCAAGGGGACGACAAGAAAGGGTGGGTCTTTAGGACCGATCGCAAGATCGAATCCTTTTAACCACCGAGAAGTTTGTACTGGGGTGAATAGTTACGATAAGGGGCTTAAATGAGACTAGAATCAGCGCTCAATACCAGCAGGGAGGGACTCTCTGCACATGGCCAGGCTATCGCCGTTGTGGGCGATAATATAGCCAACGCCAGCACCCCAGGCTTTAAGCGAGGACGGGCGGAGTTCCGCGATATTATGGGAGAGATTCCAGATTCCAGTAACTCTGAGGTGGTGTCAGGATCTGGGGACGGCGTTTCTATCGGCAGAACCCGACAGAACTTTGAAACCGGCGCCCTCGATATAACCGGGCGCGCGCTTGATGTGGCGCTAACCGGAAATGGATTTTTTCTGGTAGGTGATGTGGAGAATCCTCTCTTTACTAGGATGGGTACATTTCAGGTTAGCACCGATGGATTTTTAACCACCTCGGCTGGATTGCCAGTGCTTGGTTATCAGGGGGCAGACACTACAACCTTAACGTCGATCGACATGAATAAGGTGAATATTGAGGCGCAAGCAACTACGAACCTGCAGCTTTTTGGAAATATCGATGGAACACAGATTAATGCAACTCCCCCACCAGCTGGTTCAAGCTTTAAGGAGATCAGTACTGCAGCCTCATTTGTGGCTTCTCAGGGTATCTTTGATTCACTCGGACAACGACACGATGTAACTTTGTGCTTCTTTAAAGGTGCGGGAAATCAGTGGACCGTTCAATCTTATGTGAACGGATCTGATACCGGAGCCGGAGTTGATGTGCCGGTACTTGTCGGACAGGCGACGTTAGCCTTCAATCCGGTTGGTAGGATAGATGAGGCTAATGCCGCTGCTGCTGCTATCAACGGCACTATTAATTGGGCGAACGGTGCTGCCGCAAGTCCAATCACTATAGATCTAAAGTCCTTTACACAGTACGCAGGTGGATCGCTTGTTACCAATGCCGTTCAAGATGGGCGGGGTGCGGGTGAGATTAGCTCCTATGAGTTCGATACGAACGGTGGAATCTACGCCATTCTTGACACTGGAGAACGCGCCCAAGTAGGTTCATTGCCGGTTGCAATCTTTCAGAACGTAGATGGCCTGGAGCGCAGCGGTAGCTCAGTATATTCCCGTACCATCGATACTGGGGAGATGCAGCTTGGAATACCTGGGCGCGGCGCGCGGGGCGGATTAAAGGGAGCAGCACTTGAGAGCTCAAACGTAGATATCGCAAATCAGTTCGTTGATCTTGTGATCTATCAACGTGGTTACCAGGCTAATTCACAGGTGTTGTCAGCAGCCAGTGATATTCTTAAGGGAACTATCGCTCTGATCCGATAAGTATCGAATTAATAGCGGCCACAGCATGGCGTTACTTGATTAATTCTACAAAAACATGAAAATTCTGGCGGTCGATGACTTTGTCTCGATACGACAGATTATTAAGAGCGGGCTACGAATGCTCTGGTTTGAGAACGCTGCCTCTGCTGTGTGAGTAAGTGTGTAAGGAGAGTAACTCTACAACACTTGCTTCAGTTTTTGCGTTACTTGTTTCGCTTTACATAAGCACTTGCTACACGTAAAATCATATCAAATGGCAAGCAACGCTCAAGACTCCAATGTATGAACACACACAGCAAGAATTAGTCCACCCGCAATCAGCGGATAGATTAAGCAAGTTCGAATATATAGATTTAATTAGGGGACTTGCGATGTTAGGTGTAATAGCGGTTCATAGCCAACAGCAAATCCCTAAAATCCTACAACTTACAAGAGCAATATTTAATTACGGGCAGTTGGGAGTTCAACTATTTTTTATCACTTCAGCACTTACGCTATGCTTATCAATGAGCGAACGGAAAGAGGCGAAGCCTATAAACTTCTACATAAGAAGATTTTTCAGAATAGCCCCAATGTATTATTTTGGAGTAGTTTTATATTTATTATTTCGGATATCAAAAAATTACTACAAAACAAATGAATTGAATATTCCGGCCGATTATAACACCCTTGGCGTTATTGAAAACTTAATATTCCTTCACGGCTTTCACCCGAAAAACTATAATTATGTCGTACCAGGCGGTTGGAGCATAGCAACTGAGGTATCATTTT
This genomic window from Pseudomonadota bacterium contains:
- a CDS encoding SDR family oxidoreductase gives rise to the protein MHILLSGASGFLGSACVDLLRRFPEIELSVVRSSRVECVLPLGSREITLLDPTDYSALEKGLGARTPTHIMHLGGVSSPSACEQDPTLAYRGNVEFTKTLVRYAKQTAAHISLVSTDLVFDGARAPPGGFDETATPLPLSHYSRSKVAAEVETLSYHKGCVVRLALLYGHSFSKSRGVLGWMEETLLAREQLILFIDEYRSPIHVADAASSLFEISRLSLTGVWHCGGPTRMSRVEFGIAIAETLGYNSGYIQPTWRAEAPSLPLRPEDVTLNSSKLSALLGFIPRPVREALIEE
- a CDS encoding flagellar hook protein FlgE, with protein sequence MRLESALNTSREGLSAHGQAIAVVGDNIANASTPGFKRGRAEFRDIMGEIPDSSNSEVVSGSGDGVSIGRTRQNFETGALDITGRALDVALTGNGFFLVGDVENPLFTRMGTFQVSTDGFLTTSAGLPVLGYQGADTTTLTSIDMNKVNIEAQATTNLQLFGNIDGTQINATPPPAGSSFKEISTAASFVASQGIFDSLGQRHDVTLCFFKGAGNQWTVQSYVNGSDTGAGVDVPVLVGQATLAFNPVGRIDEANAAAAAINGTINWANGAAASPITIDLKSFTQYAGGSLVTNAVQDGRGAGEISSYEFDTNGGIYAILDTGERAQVGSLPVAIFQNVDGLERSGSSVYSRTIDTGEMQLGIPGRGARGGLKGAALESSNVDIANQFVDLVIYQRGYQANSQVLSAASDILKGTIALIR